DNA sequence from the Thauera sedimentorum genome:
TTGCGACTGTTCTCGCTGGCCAGCGCGCGGTTGCGGCGCACCAGGTCGAACTGCTCCAGGGCCAGGGCGACGGTGACGCGCAGGTCGTCGTCGTTCCAGGGCTTGAGGATGAACTTGTACACCGCGCCATCGTTGATCGCGCCCATCACCGCGCCGGTGTCCGCGTGGCCGGTGAGCATGATGCGCAGGGTGTCCGGGCTGAGCGCCTTGACCTGCTTGAGGAACTCGGCGCCGTTCATGCCCGGCATCATGTAGTCGCTGATCACCAGGTGGATGGTCTGCTCGCGCAGGCGGGCCAGGCCCTCGGCGGCGTCGGCCGCGGTGAGCACCTGGTAGGCCTCCTGGCGGAACACCCGGGTCAGCGCCTTGAGCACGCCGGGCTCGTCATCCACCAGCAGCAGGCGATAGGGTTCGCGCGCCTCGGCGGTGGCGGGTTCCGGGGTGGCGCCCGAGGGCTGGCCGGTGAAGTAGCGGGCGAACTGGCTCATCCTTGCGTTTCCAGAGGCAGGCGGACATCCACCCGGGTGCCCGCGCCGGGCTGGCTGTGCAGCTCGATGCGACCGCCCTGGGCGAGGATCACGTCGCGCGCGAGCGTCAGGCCGAGACCGATGCCGGCGCCCACCGCGCGGGTGGTGAAGAAGGGGTCGAACACCCGCGGCAGGTCCGCAGCAGCGATGCCACAGCCGTCGTCGATCACCTCGATGCGCTGGCTGCCGGCCTCCAGGCTGCAGCGCAGCACGATGCGCCCGCCGGGCCCGATGGCCTTGATCGCGTTGTCGAGGATGTTGAACAGCGCCTGCTGCAGGTGGCCGGGACGGCACGGAAACTGGCGTGCGGCCTCGCCCTCGCCGGTGAGTTGCGCATCGCGCGGCAGGCGCGGCCCAAGCAGCCGGCACAGCTCGTCCAGGCTGGCGCGCAGGTCGATCACCGCCTGCTCGTCGCGGTCGACGTTGGAGAAGCCCTTGAGGTCGCGCACGATCGCCGCCACCCGGTCCACGCCGTCGATGCTGTCCTTGAGCAGGTCGGCGAAGTCGGCCAGCAGGAACTCGGCGTCAATCTTCTTCAGGGCCTGCGCGTCGCCGCCTTCGGCCGCCTGCAGCGCCTCTCCCAGCTGGCGC
Encoded proteins:
- a CDS encoding sensor histidine kinase — its product is MTDKHDPVMAVSPAAQAAFDHDWTLAELLPAGERARLLDMLAPLVGAPLELVDGDAPPAEPGRHAVAVAVDIEALGWLLGPPEHAAALAGAAGLLRQILLARQRYHMASALHVQSVQADFDALREKHRALEKSEARYRELAAQLEARVAEQVGVIETRQRQLYQAERLAGIAQLAAGMAHEINNPIGFVRSNLNSARGYLRQLGEALQAAEGGDAQALKKIDAEFLLADFADLLKDSIDGVDRVAAIVRDLKGFSNVDRDEQAVIDLRASLDELCRLLGPRLPRDAQLTGEGEAARQFPCRPGHLQQALFNILDNAIKAIGPGGRIVLRCSLEAGSQRIEVIDDGCGIAAADLPRVFDPFFTTRAVGAGIGLGLTLARDVILAQGGRIELHSQPGAGTRVDVRLPLETQG